In Pseudomonas fluorescens, one genomic interval encodes:
- a CDS encoding crotonase/enoyl-CoA hydratase family protein — MSELIAYHLEDGIATLTLNNGKVNAISPDVIAAFNAALDQAKTDRAIVIITGQPGILSGGYDLKVMTAGPKEAVALVTAGSTLARRLLSHPFPVIVACPGHAVAKGAFLLLSADYRIGVDGPFSIGLNEVQIGMTMHHAGIELARDRLRRSAFHRSVINGEMFDPKSAVDAGFLDKVVAAEELQGAALAAARQLKKINMNAHKNTKLKVRKALLEALDNAIIQDQEHLG; from the coding sequence ATGAGTGAGTTGATTGCCTACCACCTCGAAGACGGTATCGCGACCCTGACCTTGAACAACGGCAAGGTCAATGCCATTTCCCCGGACGTGATTGCGGCGTTCAACGCGGCGCTGGATCAGGCGAAGACTGATCGTGCCATCGTGATCATTACCGGTCAGCCGGGGATTCTGTCGGGCGGCTATGACTTGAAGGTGATGACCGCCGGGCCTAAAGAAGCCGTGGCGCTGGTGACTGCGGGTTCGACACTCGCCCGTCGCCTGCTGTCCCACCCGTTTCCGGTGATCGTTGCCTGCCCAGGCCACGCCGTGGCCAAAGGTGCATTCCTGCTGCTGTCCGCCGACTACCGCATCGGTGTCGACGGCCCGTTCAGCATCGGTCTGAACGAAGTGCAGATCGGCATGACCATGCACCACGCCGGCATCGAGCTGGCGCGTGATCGTCTGCGTCGTTCGGCGTTCCACCGTTCGGTGATCAACGGCGAGATGTTTGATCCGAAAAGCGCGGTGGATGCCGGTTTCCTCGACAAGGTGGTGGCTGCCGAAGAGCTGCAAGGCGCAGCCCTGGCCGCGGCGCGTCAGTTGAAGAAGATCAACATGAACGCGCACAAGAACACCAAGCTCAAAGTGCGCAAGGCGCTGCTCGAAGCCCTCGACAACGCGATCATCCAGGATCAGGAACATCTGGGCTAA
- a CDS encoding YbjQ family protein has product MIISTTHAIEGRQITAYLDIVSAESVQGVNVIRDMFAGMRDFFGGRSQTLERALKEARVQATDEIKERARALQADAVVGLDFEISMPAGKGGMVVVFATGTAVKLR; this is encoded by the coding sequence ATGATCATCTCCACCACCCACGCCATCGAAGGCCGACAGATCACCGCGTACCTGGACATTGTCAGCGCGGAGTCGGTGCAGGGCGTCAACGTGATCCGTGACATGTTTGCCGGCATGCGCGATTTTTTCGGTGGGCGCTCGCAGACGCTGGAGCGTGCGTTGAAAGAGGCGCGGGTTCAGGCGACGGACGAGATCAAGGAACGGGCGCGGGCGTTGCAGGCGGATGCGGTGGTCGGGCTGGATTTCGAGATCAGCATGCCGGCGGGCAAGGGTGGCATGGTTGTGGTGTTCGCGACGGGTACGGCGGTCAAGTTGCGTTGA
- a CDS encoding glycine zipper domain-containing protein — protein sequence MRLTLPALVLGLLVAQGAVAGEGTAALGGGLGGALGNVVGQKMGGSTGAAIGAGVAGAAGSAMAAGKGSRTKAAIGGGVGAAGGSVIGNSLGGRNGATIGAGLGGAAGGAVGANLSKGHKRH from the coding sequence ATGCGTCTAACATTGCCTGCTCTGGTTCTGGGGCTTCTGGTTGCTCAAGGTGCGGTCGCCGGTGAGGGTACTGCTGCACTCGGCGGCGGTCTGGGTGGCGCGCTGGGTAACGTGGTCGGCCAGAAGATGGGCGGCAGCACTGGCGCAGCGATTGGTGCCGGTGTTGCAGGCGCGGCGGGCAGTGCGATGGCTGCCGGCAAGGGCAGCCGCACCAAAGCGGCTATTGGTGGTGGTGTTGGCGCGGCCGGTGGTTCGGTGATCGGCAACAGCCTGGGCGGCCGGAATGGTGCAACCATTGGCGCCGGTCTTGGTGGCGCTGCGGGTGGTGCCGTCGGCGCTAACCTGTCCAAAGGTCACAAGCGTCACTGA